The Paenibacillus sp. YPG26 genome includes a window with the following:
- a CDS encoding MATE family efflux transporter, which translates to MEKNKFTLWALSWPIFIELFLQFLLGAVDTLMVSRISDDAVAVVGFSNQLFNALTTLFATVAGGAGILIAQKLGSHREEDARTVAIISLKVTALIGALLSVLLIAVPGPIAQMLQMPEELLPLAKTYISIVGGGMILTAIMSTLSTAIRNTGNTQGPMYTAVGMNIIHIVMNYGFIFGAIGFPQWGLAGVAVSTLVSRLIATLVLVFIFIGTFQRNIVWSDLRIFDRKLFKEIMQIGWPLGVNMGCWVFSQLAIFSFLAMLGTQVLAARTYMNTLESFCFLLGYSIALAAQIQIAHLFGGGKTKEAYKSAYRALKFGLPLVTINAFILLLFGKSLLGLFTTDPEILTIGVSLLWMNLLLQPGKMLNMALGDALNALGDTRFVMYNSLVSMWIIATGCSYLFGVSLGWGVVAIYACMIIDEYVRGAVALIRWRGRKYLRNKEAEMERERTESLRAAVPASNEDRLSFS; encoded by the coding sequence TTGGAAAAAAATAAGTTTACTCTATGGGCGCTGTCGTGGCCCATTTTTATTGAATTGTTTCTGCAATTTTTGCTGGGCGCGGTGGATACGTTGATGGTCAGCCGGATTTCAGATGATGCGGTTGCGGTCGTCGGCTTCTCCAATCAGCTGTTCAACGCGTTAACCACGCTCTTCGCAACGGTTGCCGGCGGCGCGGGCATCTTGATTGCCCAGAAGCTTGGCTCGCATAGAGAGGAAGACGCAAGAACCGTAGCGATTATCTCGCTGAAGGTTACGGCTCTGATCGGAGCCTTGTTAAGCGTGCTGCTGATCGCCGTGCCCGGGCCCATTGCACAGATGCTGCAAATGCCGGAAGAGCTGCTGCCGCTCGCTAAGACGTATATCTCCATCGTTGGAGGCGGCATGATTCTGACGGCGATCATGTCCACACTCAGCACAGCGATCCGGAATACCGGCAATACGCAGGGACCGATGTATACAGCGGTCGGCATGAACATCATTCATATTGTGATGAATTACGGGTTTATATTCGGGGCGATCGGGTTCCCGCAGTGGGGGCTTGCGGGGGTAGCGGTATCCACATTGGTCAGCAGGCTCATCGCTACGCTCGTGCTTGTGTTCATATTTATCGGCACATTTCAGCGTAACATCGTCTGGTCGGATCTTCGCATCTTTGACCGCAAGCTGTTCAAGGAGATTATGCAGATCGGCTGGCCGCTGGGCGTGAATATGGGCTGCTGGGTGTTCTCGCAATTAGCGATCTTCTCATTCTTAGCCATGCTGGGGACCCAGGTTCTGGCGGCAAGAACCTACATGAACACGCTGGAGTCGTTCTGCTTCCTGCTGGGCTATTCTATCGCACTGGCCGCGCAGATTCAGATTGCCCACCTGTTCGGAGGGGGGAAGACGAAGGAAGCATACAAGTCCGCCTACCGGGCTCTGAAGTTCGGGCTGCCGCTGGTCACCATAAATGCATTCATTCTGCTGCTCTTCGGCAAGTCCCTACTCGGATTGTTCACAACGGATCCAGAGATTCTTACGATCGGGGTGTCCCTACTCTGGATGAATCTGCTGCTGCAGCCGGGCAAAATGCTGAATATGGCGCTGGGAGATGCACTAAATGCGCTTGGTGATACCCGGTTCGTCATGTACAACTCGCTGGTCTCCATGTGGATTATCGCAACAGGCTGCTCTTATCTGTTCGGAGTATCGCTGGGATGGGGCGTTGTTGCGATCTATGCTTGTATGATTATCGATGAATATGTCCGCGGGGCGGTGGCATTGATCCGCTGGAGAGGGCGCAAATATCTGCGGAACAAAGAAGCCGAGATGGAGCGTGAACGCACGGAAAGCTTGAGGGCGGCTGTGCCTGCTTCAAATGAGGACAGACTTAGCTTTAGCTAG
- a CDS encoding DNA mismatch repair protein MutS translates to MQHYTLNTLEYDQIKQDIMTYAVSYAGREMVSSLEPTNLIHVIRRSMQETLEARLILEKGSSIPLPSLDGIEQVVSLLGTGYLFGEEDLMAVYTFLHSCTQLRKYMDGKRELAPEISSYSASLRELPDVQKEILRCIRHGRVTDEASRELAKARQRMNSVRERIQKKIQGIMSRYQTILQESLVSVRNGRYVIPLKKEYYRQVKGSVLDYSTSGQTVFVEPYEISGLQAELELLQGDESREEAKVLSMLSDMVEQGTEEIRINIKITGTYDFIFAKARHAVAIGGQAVELSEEGQTRLLGARHPKLLQNMVPLDIEIGKSFRTLIITGPNTGGKTVVLKTLGLLTLMVQSGLLVPVLPGSRFGVYSRVMAVIGDGQSIEQSLSTFSAQITSLVGMLAAADSRTLLLIDELAAGTDPGEGIALSTAILEELSGQGASVLVTTHFNELKVLAARTPGFENARMEFDPVSLRPLYRLTIGQAGQSYAIEIADKLGIPAAVLDRSRALLYKQPVRAEGERYPDDREGPEEWRDPVISDVGSEEQVGSREQPARNVSETGTGRIEDGVGRTDARAGGTEAATGRTKAGTERAEAITGRAESRTWRAEEVSERTEAGTEREEAINTRLEKDHSDQAQLPGAQEEREASADPVEQPAAPRRAFEIGDAVKVTSLGKVGIVYEAQDRQGMVGVMVQKQKMRVNHKRLKPYISKEELYPDDYDFDIVFETKENRKKKKVMRKRHVEGMTIIHQPDQDR, encoded by the coding sequence ATGCAGCATTATACGCTAAACACACTGGAGTACGACCAGATCAAGCAGGATATCATGACTTATGCCGTCTCTTATGCAGGCAGGGAGATGGTCAGCAGCCTTGAGCCGACGAATCTGATTCATGTGATCCGAAGGTCCATGCAGGAGACGCTGGAGGCGAGGCTCATACTCGAAAAAGGCTCCAGTATCCCGCTGCCGTCCCTTGATGGAATTGAGCAGGTCGTGTCCCTGCTCGGAACAGGATACCTGTTCGGGGAAGAGGACCTCATGGCTGTCTACACCTTCCTGCACAGCTGCACCCAGCTGCGGAAGTATATGGACGGCAAGCGGGAGCTGGCTCCGGAGATAAGCTCCTATTCGGCTTCGCTGCGGGAGCTTCCGGATGTGCAGAAAGAGATTCTCAGGTGCATTCGTCATGGAAGAGTAACCGATGAGGCCAGCCGCGAGCTGGCGAAGGCGAGACAGCGCATGAATTCAGTGAGAGAACGTATCCAGAAGAAGATTCAAGGTATCATGTCCAGATATCAGACGATCCTGCAGGAGAGTCTGGTCAGTGTCAGGAATGGGCGCTATGTCATTCCGCTGAAGAAGGAATATTACCGCCAGGTCAAAGGGAGCGTACTGGATTATTCAACGAGCGGGCAGACGGTATTTGTGGAGCCTTACGAGATATCGGGGCTTCAAGCTGAGCTTGAGCTGTTGCAGGGGGATGAGAGCAGGGAAGAGGCCAAGGTTCTCAGCATGCTGTCCGACATGGTGGAGCAGGGGACCGAAGAAATCCGGATAAATATCAAGATTACCGGAACTTATGATTTTATCTTCGCCAAAGCCCGGCATGCGGTCGCCATAGGGGGCCAGGCGGTGGAGCTTAGTGAAGAAGGCCAGACCCGGCTGCTTGGCGCCAGGCATCCGAAGCTGCTCCAGAACATGGTTCCACTGGATATCGAGATAGGGAAGAGCTTCAGAACCCTGATTATCACAGGGCCGAATACCGGAGGCAAGACCGTTGTACTCAAGACCCTGGGATTACTAACCCTCATGGTGCAGTCGGGTCTGCTGGTTCCAGTGCTGCCCGGAAGCAGGTTCGGCGTCTATTCGAGAGTCATGGCCGTGATCGGGGACGGACAAAGTATTGAACAATCCCTAAGCACCTTCTCCGCCCAGATTACCAGCTTGGTGGGCATGCTTGCCGCGGCAGATTCACGGACACTGCTATTAATCGATGAGCTGGCTGCCGGGACGGATCCTGGAGAGGGGATTGCGTTATCCACGGCCATTCTGGAGGAACTGAGCGGGCAAGGGGCTTCGGTACTTGTGACTACTCATTTCAATGAGCTAAAAGTTCTGGCGGCGAGAACACCGGGCTTCGAGAATGCCCGGATGGAGTTCGATCCGGTATCCCTGCGTCCGCTGTACCGTCTGACCATTGGTCAGGCCGGACAGAGCTATGCGATAGAGATTGCCGATAAGCTGGGTATCCCTGCTGCTGTGCTTGACAGATCGAGGGCGCTGCTTTACAAGCAGCCCGTCCGGGCAGAAGGGGAACGATATCCGGATGACCGGGAAGGGCCGGAAGAGTGGCGAGACCCTGTTATAAGTGACGTGGGAAGCGAGGAGCAGGTCGGCTCCAGGGAGCAGCCGGCTCGGAATGTCTCGGAGACAGGTACAGGGCGGATAGAAGATGGGGTTGGACGAACAGATGCGAGGGCTGGAGGAACAGAAGCCGCAACAGGACGAACGAAGGCAGGGACTGAGCGGGCAGAAGCTATAACCGGACGGGCAGAATCAAGGACTTGGCGGGCAGAAGAAGTATCTGAGCGAACAGAAGCGGGAACTGAGCGAGAGGAAGCCATAAATACACGACTAGAAAAAGACCACAGTGATCAAGCCCAACTTCCTGGTGCTCAGGAAGAGCGTGAAGCATCGGCAGACCCGGTGGAGCAGCCAGCTGCGCCCCGGAGAGCTTTTGAAATTGGGGATGCCGTTAAAGTCACCTCTCTTGGAAAGGTAGGTATTGTGTACGAGGCTCAGGATCGGCAGGGGATGGTCGGTGTTATGGTTCAGAAGCAGAAGATGCGGGTTAACCATAAGCGCTTGAAGCCGTACATCTCCAAGGAGGAGCTGTACCCAGATGATTATGACTTCGATATTGTCTTTGAGACGAAAGAGAACCGGAAGAAGAAGAAAGTAATGAGGAAACGGCATGTGGAAGGAATGACCATCATCCATCAGCCTGACCAAGACAGGTAG
- a CDS encoding DNA-binding protein, with protein MESMSSIRSEIEDHLSSSGYTLTTFGHLSGMNRGSLSAILHGTPPKPIAIRQLDIITETLGYPEGWFYHLYLDECFAGTKVSRRRLEPYLIRCAELNKEECLKAAIVRLLETPKPIGILFDIGEKLYQKGRIAESALFHEAVAEMEKDSHSERLAISQYRLFMGKQGPDAEENWKAVIRFEPFRKRLPENHQLDALLKLANVCFTLHKWKEVEKYSDELRALAQAVYREQLRRKVREKSCEVLDTERHLVVYYGQGYLLKTVALQKQDLYDKAKKYVTGYADLSWFENLNEIGWMEVKKFKVWARANAYTLEMLTGNIDILPDYCQFLQDHPEEILPGLLTIVESANKYGFYADPVIEQCSQVIQKLNNQNPIEVDRHYSYRYQLSIYHFRKNQYIEGIAHILVALKLAYLQNNDRDVIQSVTLFEAYRAHASEQQKREYQLLMEEIRSKEKGYPTVGRRYHFA; from the coding sequence ATGGAGTCTATGAGCTCAATTCGTTCGGAAATTGAGGATCACCTTTCGAGCTCCGGTTATACACTCACCACATTCGGACACCTTTCCGGAATGAACAGGGGCAGTCTTAGCGCAATTCTGCACGGAACTCCCCCAAAGCCTATAGCTATAAGACAATTAGACATTATTACAGAGACGCTGGGATACCCGGAAGGGTGGTTCTACCATTTATATCTGGATGAGTGTTTTGCCGGAACGAAGGTTTCGCGAAGACGGCTGGAGCCTTATTTGATTCGATGTGCCGAGCTGAACAAGGAGGAATGTCTGAAGGCGGCAATTGTAAGATTGCTGGAGACACCCAAACCGATTGGGATTCTGTTCGATATAGGCGAGAAGCTATATCAGAAGGGCCGAATAGCGGAATCGGCCTTGTTCCATGAAGCTGTGGCGGAGATGGAGAAGGACAGCCATTCCGAGCGTCTCGCCATAAGTCAGTACCGGTTGTTCATGGGAAAGCAGGGACCGGATGCGGAGGAGAACTGGAAGGCCGTGATCCGGTTCGAGCCTTTTCGCAAGCGGCTTCCGGAGAATCACCAGCTTGATGCCCTTCTGAAGCTTGCTAATGTCTGCTTTACACTGCATAAGTGGAAGGAAGTAGAGAAGTACTCTGATGAGCTGAGAGCATTGGCCCAGGCCGTATACCGGGAACAATTGAGACGGAAAGTACGGGAGAAGTCTTGTGAAGTGCTGGATACAGAACGGCACCTGGTGGTCTATTATGGTCAGGGCTATCTCCTGAAGACGGTCGCTCTCCAGAAGCAGGATCTGTATGATAAAGCGAAGAAGTACGTCACCGGCTATGCAGACTTAAGCTGGTTCGAGAATTTGAACGAAATAGGCTGGATGGAAGTCAAGAAATTCAAGGTCTGGGCCCGGGCGAATGCCTATACGCTGGAGATGCTCACTGGGAACATTGATATTTTGCCGGATTACTGTCAATTTCTGCAGGATCACCCTGAAGAGATTCTTCCTGGTCTGCTGACCATTGTTGAATCGGCGAATAAATACGGTTTCTATGCCGACCCTGTTATTGAACAGTGCTCCCAGGTGATCCAGAAGCTTAACAATCAGAACCCCATTGAAGTGGACAGGCATTATTCCTACCGCTACCAGCTCTCGATCTACCATTTCAGGAAGAATCAATATATAGAGGGAATAGCCCACATCCTGGTTGCCCTGAAGCTGGCTTACCTGCAGAACAATGATAGAGATGTCATTCAGAGTGTGACCTTATTTGAGGCTTACAGGGCTCATGCATCGGAACAGCAGAAGAGGGAATACCAGCTTTTGATGGAGGAGATCAGAAGCAAGGAGAAAGGTTATCCTACCGTGGGCCGCCGCTATCATTTCGCATAG
- a CDS encoding alpha/beta hydrolase, translated as MTYTVVIIVVLIILLTLSGLTRYGFRQITQMRPQTYEGRFKFMEKTGVFSREKFEALIKKEVSVTSRDGLLLRGHVLESHPGSPRWAIIVHGYTGALEVSSQFAGMFEDKEFNVLLVDQRRHGRSQGRYTTYGFQEKYDIEVWVGWVREHYGEDVLIGLHGQSMGGGTVLEYLSIAHPNVQFVIADCPYSDLTELIRYQLTVLNKLPAFPLMSLIDKRLERKAGFRLDQVSPIRAVRQSLLPVLFIHGSADTYVPTRMSRDMYDAKSGIRDLLIIDGAKHAKAYGVDPEGYTRKVHAFIDGVLEGSTSRIDAGQPTQSGISITSAPQH; from the coding sequence ATGACATACACCGTTGTGATTATTGTAGTACTCATTATCTTGCTTACCCTGAGCGGTCTCACCCGGTATGGCTTCCGTCAGATTACGCAAATGCGGCCGCAGACGTACGAAGGGCGGTTCAAATTTATGGAGAAGACAGGAGTGTTCTCCCGTGAGAAATTTGAAGCTCTGATCAAAAAGGAAGTTAGCGTTACCTCACGCGATGGCCTGCTGTTAAGGGGACATGTGCTGGAATCCCACCCAGGCTCCCCACGCTGGGCTATCATCGTACATGGATATACGGGGGCCTTAGAGGTATCCTCTCAATTCGCAGGCATGTTCGAGGACAAGGAATTTAACGTTCTGCTTGTGGATCAGCGCCGCCACGGCAGAAGCCAAGGCCGTTATACCACCTACGGCTTCCAAGAGAAATATGATATCGAAGTATGGGTGGGCTGGGTTCGCGAACATTACGGAGAGGATGTCCTGATTGGACTTCATGGTCAGTCTATGGGGGGTGGAACAGTTCTGGAATACTTGAGCATCGCCCATCCGAACGTCCAATTTGTGATTGCCGACTGCCCTTATTCCGATCTGACCGAGTTAATCCGTTATCAACTGACGGTTCTGAACAAGCTGCCCGCGTTTCCTCTCATGTCTCTCATTGATAAGCGCCTTGAACGCAAGGCGGGGTTCCGACTTGACCAGGTCAGCCCTATCCGGGCGGTTCGGCAGAGTCTCTTGCCCGTGTTGTTCATTCATGGCTCGGCGGATACTTATGTACCTACCCGTATGAGCAGGGATATGTATGATGCCAAGTCTGGAATCAGGGATCTGCTAATCATTGACGGGGCCAAGCATGCCAAAGCCTACGGAGTGGACCCCGAAGGCTACACCAGGAAGGTGCACGCTTTCATAGATGGAGTTCTTGAAGGCTCTACTTCAAGGATAGACGCGGGTCAGCCCACCCAGTCCGGCATCTCTATTACTTCTGCGCCGCAGCACTAA
- a CDS encoding GAF domain-containing protein, with protein sequence MFHADHYTGTRHDQYETVLGQLRGLVHGEPSLIANLANASALLGQFLKDVNWVGFYLFDGTELVLGPFQGLPACIRIPLGRGVCGTSAGERRTLVVEDVHAFPGHIACDAASNSEIVIPVIKNGQLIGVLDIDSPLKGRFDELDKEYLEKFVQILTEELAV encoded by the coding sequence ATGTTTCATGCAGATCATTATACTGGCACCCGCCATGATCAATACGAGACTGTTCTTGGTCAGCTGAGAGGACTCGTTCACGGTGAGCCCAGCCTGATCGCTAATCTGGCTAATGCCTCAGCTCTCCTTGGCCAATTTCTTAAAGATGTGAATTGGGTTGGCTTCTACCTGTTCGACGGTACAGAGCTGGTGCTTGGCCCGTTCCAGGGGCTTCCGGCCTGCATCCGCATTCCGCTTGGCCGCGGAGTATGCGGGACTTCCGCCGGGGAGCGTAGAACGCTCGTTGTTGAGGATGTCCATGCCTTCCCGGGTCATATTGCCTGTGATGCGGCTTCCAACAGCGAGATTGTCATTCCGGTCATCAAGAACGGCCAGCTGATTGGCGTGCTGGATATTGACAGCCCGCTGAAGGGAAGATTTGATGAACTGGACAAGGAGTATCTGGAGAAGTTCGTTCAGATTCTTACCGAAGAGCTGGCAGTCTAG
- a CDS encoding aspartyl-phosphate phosphatase Spo0E family protein, with translation MASKAYQPHERPNKGSRVNEELLTIIESLRYELAAMAGEQDFTNPHVLELSQRLDKYIVMAQHQMVSGYAVE, from the coding sequence ATGGCATCCAAGGCTTATCAACCGCATGAACGACCTAATAAAGGCAGCAGAGTAAATGAAGAACTTCTTACGATTATAGAGAGTCTTAGATACGAACTGGCGGCTATGGCTGGAGAACAGGATTTCACCAATCCCCATGTTCTGGAGCTCAGCCAGCGGCTGGACAAATATATCGTTATGGCACAACACCAAATGGTCAGCGGTTATGCAGTGGAGTAG